Part of the Pangasianodon hypophthalmus isolate fPanHyp1 chromosome 9, fPanHyp1.pri, whole genome shotgun sequence genome is shown below.
TGTCcagatagcaaaaacaaattTCACGACTCGACGTATAGAAGTAATTGACGAAGACTTGGCCAGCGAGTTAAGTAAAAAAGCTGAGTCATTTAAGTTCTGTTCGTTAGCACTGGACGAAAGTAACGACATAAAAGACACCACTCTTAATTTTTAACAGAGGGATTAATGACAACTGTGAGATCATGGAGGAGTTTTTGGCAATGGAGTCCATGAAGGGGCCAAAACGAGGAGTGGACTTGTATAACAGGGTGTCTGGTGTCATCGAGAGGCTGAAGCTAACATGGTGTAAACTTGCGAATGTCACCACAGATGGATCGCCAAACTTAACAGGAAAAAACGTCAGGCTGCTGAAAAGAATCCAGGATAAGATGAAAGAGGAAAACCCAGAGTTTGACGTAATTTTCCTACATTGCATAATCCACCAGGAAGCCCTGTGTAAGTCTGTATTGCAGCTTGATCATGTAGTGAAGATAGTCGTAAAACCATCGTCAGTTCATTAAATTCCGTGAAGAAACTGATGCTGATCACCAGGACTTACTTTACCACTGTAATGTTGTGGTTAAGTTTGGGGAAAGTACGTCAGCGAGTGTGGGAGCTCAAAGGGGAGATAAGCTCATTTTTGAGTTAATGGGGAAAGCCGATGGTTTTCCTGAGCTGAGTGACACAGGTTGGCTTTGTGATTTTGTGTTCGCTGTGGACATATTGGCACACATGAATGAAAGATCAATTTGTGCATGAAATGTATACACATGTGAAAGCCTTCAAAGCCACATTGACTTTATTCTCAAGACAAATTTCAAACAAATCATTCGTTTCCCCACACTAGCGACGCTGAAAGAGGCCCCTCAACCTGCGAAGAAATACAGCAAATCACTGGACGACCTGCACAGAGAATTCTGCCGTCGAttctctgatttaaaaaaaaattgagaagtGACTTCAGCTGTTGTCATGACCCCTGTCACTGGACTGAGAAACAGCGCCGCAGGAGTTGCAGTTGGAACTGACAGATCTTCAGTGTGACTCCGTCTTAAAGGAGAAGTTCAACTCCCTTAAACTGGACGAGTTTTATGCTTCATTAAACGAAACCAAGTTTCCAAACATCCAGCGGATGGCACAGAAGATGCTGGTGTTGTTTGGCTCTACCTACGTGTATGAGCAGACATTCAGCGTAATGAACATCAGCAAAACACACCACAGATCCCAGTTAACAGACGAACACCTGAGATCTGTCCTGAGAATTGCCACAGCTACACTGACACCAAACTTCGATGCGCTGGCAAAAAAGGGTGACCAACAACACTGTTCCCACTGAAACTGAATAAAagttttctttactttttaggTAATGGCTTTCACATGTAATTTATATTAGTTCATCCCCCCCATCTGCCACTGGCCTGGCCCGTCTGTCAAATTTTAAAACCCAGTGTGGCCCTTGAGTCAAAAAGTTTGCCCACCCCTGATGTAAACACATGGAAGGAGAATCAACACAAAACATGAACAGAGCACACAGAGATGGGGAATTTTTCACAGGTACATGAGAAACAGGAAGCATTCCAGCTCAgaaaagtctgtagttttcaaaaAGTGTCCAATTTTCCCCATGTGAAGGGCTTTCCCAGATCGCcacaaaatgaaactgaaattcaTCTGAATATCCTGTTTACATAAAACGATTATGAAGTGCTATATATTTAATACGAAAGGTCACCTGTGTGCTTCTAACACACCGTGCTAATCTACACCTCTATACATTCTTCACTGTCACCTCTAcagttttcagcaaaaaaaacactcagtttTTGGACttgtattaataaaaaaaaaatgaccaaatgaTAGAATGAAAAGTATAGAAATATTGTTAATATCAAAACTGAAATACTGATGAAATGTTGGAATTTTTGGTAGTGGACATTTGGACCTgactttaattttgtttaagaaaatcagaaaatctaATTATTTCTAATCCATAGTGTAAGTCACTGCTTTGCTATATTCACTGTGAACTTTACAGTGTTGGATATGTATCTTCAGTACGTGTCTGTTATCTACTCCTACACTCAAGTGTAAGTGTTTCTAGGTGAAGGAGCTACACAGGAAGTTCGATAAATAGGGGAAAGGGAAATCTATGTATTGATTCTGACTTGCATTAACGTAGACCTATAAAGTAGTTCTCACCTTGCACTCGGGAACTGAACACACAGATGCAGAAGACGTTCATTAGGAATGAGATGGAACACACACATGTTAGGATTATATTTGTAACCTGGTAGCGGTCCAAATATACAGATGAGGCAACAGCTTCCTGATTTCTGTTGTCTGAAAGAGAGAAGCACAAACGACGGTGCTCATTTTTGTGAATTTGCAAGCATGCTGATTGAAaatgatttcagttttttttttattgttgttgctaGCCACAATAAATGTGTTTCctaaattttaaatacaatgcCTTGTGTCTGATGCATGGAATACTTTCAATCTTGGGGTCAGCTGACTTTTGTCTGGGCTTTCAAGAGATTTTTACTAACTGTTTATTCAATGTAGTAAATGAAATAGTAGTAAATGTGATTCATGGcctattttaaattaataattagctAAAATAACTGTCTTCAAACTGTATTTAAAAGGTCAGATTTACACTAGATTACAGCAGTGACGTGTACAACATTCAGTCACAGTGGCCTAGAAACCCTACAAAATGCAATATTCATGCTATATTCCACTATGTATATCCATAATCTGAACAGCACAAGCTGTGTTTCAGGCTGTACCCTACTGTAGGAAGTGCTGTAGTAATGCATGCAGTAATCCAGTAatgcatatttataatatttacagaatTGTGCATGTTATATTTCCGAAAGCACTGCCGGAAAGCCCAGAActgaacagaaatattacaTGAAATGCACGACATGACTCTGTGAACCATTAGCTAGCAGCTATTTACAGTCTGCAGGGTTCAGTGCACTTATTGGATGCAGGTTGCAGCAGGTTGTTAAAAGCAGAGAAGAGATGTGCAATTTTGATTTCATCTCCTGACTTTGATAAGCTGCAGTGTGGTGCACAAGCCTAGTTCTCTCGAAGTGTCTGCAGTTGTGATGTCTTACAGTACGGAGTAAAACTATTCAGCCTTTAAAATAACTTCACTGGCCACAACATGTTGAGAACGCCTGCTTTATGTTAAGTGAAACTGCATGAACATGCAGCAACAGGTCCATCTGAGGCTAAATCATGTGTATCCATCAGATAAGCCCTGTTTAACCTGTACTGTATACATTATTTCTTTGTTAAGAAAACATGAAAGTTATGTTGTTGTTAagagcctctgtgtgtgtgtgtgtgtgtgtgtgtgtgtgtgtgtgtgtgtgtgtgtgtgtgtaagagggcaGCCAGCAGAGGGAGCAGCAGAGCACAGTGAGAGCAGCTGTTCCAGAGAACTCAGTCACCCAGAACTGGGTGATTACCGGATTGCCTGCACCTGCCAGGCAGGATACTTAAGGCCAGCCTATCAGCTTACTCCTTGTCACACCTTTGTAGAGGGGTGACCGGTACAGTATGTCAGGGCTTTGCTCGAGAGTAAactaaaaaggaaacaaaacataagaagcagaaagagaagaaattggaaaaaaagaagaagaagtaagAAGCAAGGCTAAGTAAGAATTAATGACAAGATACAAGACAGAATTGGAAAGCAGAGAAACctaaagataaaaatatttatgatgttggatatctcactcacacacacacacaatatatatatacagtgtgtacgtatgtatgtatgtgtgtgtatatatatatatgtgtatatatatatatatatatatatatatatcttttgatattttatttgtcCCAGTTAAATAAAGAGGTTTGCTGTGAGTATGCCATTTTGGCATCTCCTGTTAGTCTGTTCATTCATTGGCAAACAGCGGTTTATACTCTGTGATTAACTGTCCCATTACAGCGTGCACTTTCAGTTTGAGTTTCAGCTCTAAACCTCCCTCTAGCACATTCTCTAATTTAACTAAACTGACACAAATACAACTATGccgaataataaaataaagtattggcacccaccTGTAAAGTTCAGTCTGATGGGTTTCCCAAACTGAatgtgtgttgaggtgttttGACCTCCACAGTAATAAAATCCCAGATCTGTCTCTCTAACTCCGATAATCACTAAACCACCATCTTCAGTTACATCAAAGTGACTGTCATCGACAGGGCTGCTGGGGGAAAAGTGTGTATCCAGTTTCCCTTTTTTAGCAATTATGAGAAGTTTCACCTCCTCAGATTTAAGTCGATACCacaatatgttaaaataattaGGGATGTTACAGCGCAGGGTAACTTTTTCACCAGGATGAACAGATATGACATCTGCTAAAGTGATCTGAAGAAGACTCAAAGTGAAGACACCTGAAAGAACAACACCATGTTAAGATTCTGAATGTGACACTGTGGCTGAAAACAATGTGCTAGTTTAAGGTGTCATGACTCACAGTAAAGTATCAGCTGAATGCTATTATTATAGAGCTAGAATCCACATATGTTTCAAATGAATTAAGTTTTCCATAAAAATCCAATCTGATGTGATTGATTCATGGAGTGGATGGCATTACCAATCAAAGAGTTTGCATTCTGTAGCACATGATATTTAGCTAGCAGGAGTAAGCTAGTTAAGTGTTCCTGGTTACATCACAGTTTTGCCAAAATGCACACTATGGGTCTGTGACTAAAATTGGGTCAAGTAAGGAACGTTCCTTACATTTAGAGTCAGGTTATGCAGTTGCTTATGTGTTGTTCACACCTATGTAAAATTTGGCAAACACGTGAGTAGAAGCTAGTAGTtgtgtctgaggtctgaatactgatgtgtgtattttgagtattaaatcctcactgtgtCTAATTAACTTTAATACTACCCTAAGTGTATTATGATAAATAACTACGGTGTTCCTTTTTCGTAATGCTACTTATTATTTGGCATGATCATTATTCCTTAAGGTTAGCTATTTTTCCTGCATAGAGTTACACACAATAATGAGCATGACTCAAGTTGTATGAAAAGATAAGAATgttaaggttagggttggggGCGGGGTTAACTTAGCATACCTTTTCTTACAGTATAATTTGTacaaaattttataaaaatacaaccacattttgcttgtttgtttgaattAGCACCTCAGATTAGTATTTCAGATTCACAAAGCACCCCAAAAGCATCTGATATCCATAGTGCTGGATTTGGATTCTCCATTCAgatgattagttttctataacagcaggtctgacagtagtgcagccgcaaatcacaggtttaggccccgaacccccaactgctccccgggcgccacagcaacaaaaggctgcccactgctccgggtgtgtgttcactactgtgtgtgtgcacttggatgggttaaatgcaaaTCACAAATTCCGAatatgggtcaccacacttggccacatgtcacttcacttcacttcactttactttataTTACTGTGTTCGttctaaagctgtaactttaagttttccgacatcttcaggacagaggagtttctgtGTGCCagcttttttattaattaacgtTGTTACTGTTGGTAAAtcgctatggtataagaggagaaAAACACTTGGAACATGctaatataggaaaataatcaacttcagagggGTAACAATAATaaagcttcatcacaccacaccaaaataattgatgattattttccaataacagcaccacacacagctgtacagtaataaaatgcatttttgtcaACACTTAACACAGAACATATTTGTGTACTTACCAATCATCAGCTGTATAAACAGGAGCCTGGCCATTTCTTCTCTGACTGACAGAGAAAGGTTACTGTTTCTACAGGGTCGTGTTTCAGCTTTAAATAACCACAAACCCACACATCCTGCCATTTCATATAAATGGTTTCGCtgtcacagctttttttttaaaacactcacTCAGCATGTAGGGTGCTGATAATTCCTGTAATCAGTCATCTTTTCACTCAGTGTTTCTTCATCCTtgtttattgtgtatattgaCCACATTTATTCACCAGTCTTGTCTTTTCATGTCTAAAGTAGCCACGATTTTATACAGCCAGTAAATAAATGAGCTGTGTGTTATAGACTGAAGCACTGACAATGTAGAAAAATCACATGGAGCTCAGTGATTGAAGCTTCTGTGCTACTGACTGGAAGGATGCGAGATCAGATCCCAGGGATTTTGGATAAAAGCTGCAGAATTTGGCTTTCaatttgtctttctttattagaattgatttaaaatgtatttatcaaTTTTCttacaatttgttttattatacactgctcaaaaaaatacTAAGGGAACACTTAATCATTACGGTATAACAAAGTCAGTGAAACTTAGAGATATTAATCTGTCCAGTTAGGAATCAGAAGTGATTGTGAATCAGTTTCACCTGCATTGGTGCGAATGAAACAACAGCAAGACAACCCCCAAAAGGGGAATGGTTTTGCAGGTGATGGCCACAGACAATTGCTCTTTTCTT
Proteins encoded:
- the LOC113545608 gene encoding uncharacterized protein LOC113545608 yields the protein MARLLFIQLMIGVFTLSLLQITLADVISVHPGEKVTLRCNIPNYFNILWYRLKSEEVKLLIIAKKGKLDTHFSPSSPVDDSHFDVTEDGGLVIIGVRETDLGFYYCGGQNTSTHIQFGKPIRLNFTDNRNQEAVASSVYLDRYQVTNIILTCVCSISFLMNVFCICVFSSRVQGKLLSSHTCCSDTNTTYSDEKGMNLHYATFTHMREPADRNSSDLDRVIYTGIRHLPG